The proteins below come from a single Pseudomonas sp. MYb118 genomic window:
- a CDS encoding aldehyde dehydrogenase family protein, producing the protein MHDQLYINGEWVSPDLGGYLDVIDPATGQAFHRVAAGTEEDVDHAVRAARRAFDNGWSQTTGAERAQWLEALADELESGQQALAELEVRDNGKPLPEAQWDIGDAIGCFRYYAGLARELDQQQDQPLALPDARFRCRIRHEPIGVAGQIIPWNYPLLMAAWKVAPALAAGATLVLKPSELTPLTALELAAAADRIGLPAGVLNVVSGLGADAGGPLTEHPGVDKLAFTGSVPTGAKIMSAAARDIKNISLELGGKSAFIVFDDADVEAAVEWILFGIFWNQGQVCSATSRLLVQEGIAPRLIERLVAETRKISIGQGMQPGVLLGPLVSQGQYDKVLGYVDQGLASGARLLTGGQRPAHLPEGYFIEPAIFDEPGHNSILWREEVFGPVLCVKRFKTEEQALQMANASRFGLAAAVMSADLERSARVANQLRAGIVWVNCSQPTFVEAPWGGMKHSGIGRELGEWGLHNYLEVKQVTEYISDQPWGWYLK; encoded by the coding sequence ATGCATGATCAGCTTTACATCAACGGCGAGTGGGTCAGCCCGGACCTGGGCGGTTACCTGGACGTCATCGACCCGGCCACCGGCCAGGCGTTTCATCGCGTAGCGGCGGGCACCGAAGAAGACGTCGATCACGCCGTGCGCGCCGCCCGGCGCGCCTTCGACAATGGCTGGAGCCAGACCACCGGCGCCGAACGCGCACAGTGGCTGGAAGCGCTGGCCGACGAACTGGAGAGCGGCCAGCAAGCCCTGGCCGAACTGGAAGTGCGCGACAACGGCAAACCCTTGCCCGAAGCGCAGTGGGATATCGGCGATGCCATCGGCTGCTTTCGTTACTACGCCGGGCTGGCCCGTGAACTGGACCAGCAGCAGGACCAACCCCTGGCGCTGCCCGATGCGCGTTTTCGCTGCCGTATCCGCCACGAGCCGATTGGCGTGGCCGGGCAGATCATTCCGTGGAACTACCCGCTGCTGATGGCGGCCTGGAAAGTCGCGCCGGCCCTGGCCGCCGGGGCGACGCTGGTACTGAAACCGTCGGAACTGACCCCGCTGACCGCCCTGGAACTGGCCGCAGCGGCGGACCGCATCGGCCTGCCGGCCGGGGTGCTGAACGTGGTCAGCGGCCTGGGCGCCGATGCCGGTGGCCCGCTGACCGAGCATCCGGGCGTGGACAAACTGGCGTTTACCGGCAGCGTGCCGACCGGGGCGAAAATCATGTCGGCGGCAGCGCGTGACATCAAGAACATCAGCCTGGAGCTGGGCGGCAAATCGGCGTTCATCGTGTTCGACGACGCCGATGTCGAGGCGGCGGTGGAGTGGATTCTGTTCGGGATTTTCTGGAACCAGGGCCAGGTGTGCAGCGCCACCTCGCGCCTGCTGGTGCAGGAAGGCATCGCCCCGCGGCTGATCGAACGGCTGGTGGCCGAAACCCGCAAGATCAGCATCGGCCAGGGCATGCAGCCCGGCGTGTTGCTGGGGCCGCTGGTCAGCCAGGGGCAGTACGACAAGGTGCTCGGTTACGTCGACCAGGGCCTGGCCAGCGGTGCCCGCCTGCTCACCGGCGGCCAGCGCCCGGCGCACCTGCCCGAGGGCTATTTCATTGAACCGGCGATCTTCGATGAGCCGGGGCACAACAGCATCCTGTGGCGCGAAGAAGTGTTCGGCCCGGTGTTGTGCGTCAAGCGATTCAAGACCGAAGAGCAGGCCCTGCAAATGGCCAACGCCAGCCGCTTCGGCCTGGCCGCCGCCGTCATGAGCGCCGACCTCGAACGCAGCGCCCGGGTCGCCAACCAGCTGCGTGCGGGAATCGTCTGGGTCAACTGCTCGCAACCGACCTTCGTCGAAGCACCGTGGGGCGGCATGAAACACAGCGGCATCGGCCGGGAGCTCGGTGAGTGGGGGCTGCACAATTACCTGGAAGTCAAACAGGTGACCGAGTACATCAGCGACCAGCCTTGGGGGTGGTACCTGAAATAG
- a CDS encoding ABC transporter permease has protein sequence MWLRSYSTSLYLFLYAPIALIVLFSFNAGRSGLAFECCSTQWFGRAFGNPFIMEALGNSALIAFTSALIATLFGTLAVFGLQRAHPKVRLLFDALTYCAIIVPGIVIGISTLIAFISLFDLINPLLASWIPAMPRLNMGFFTVIAAHSLFTMALVMVIVRSRVDSLDKALLEASADLYAPPMHTFWRVTLPQISPAIMAGFLLAFTFSFDDFIIAFFVAGSETTLPIYIFSSIRRGVTPEINAVSTVIICASLALLFTSRHLQNRRSGVQESHHA, from the coding sequence ATGTGGCTGCGCAGCTATTCGACCTCGCTGTACCTGTTCCTCTACGCACCCATTGCGCTGATCGTGCTGTTCAGCTTCAACGCCGGGCGCAGCGGCCTGGCGTTCGAATGCTGCTCGACGCAGTGGTTCGGCCGCGCCTTCGGCAACCCGTTCATCATGGAAGCGCTGGGCAACAGTGCGTTGATCGCCTTCACCTCGGCGCTGATCGCCACCCTGTTCGGCACCCTGGCGGTGTTCGGCTTGCAGCGTGCACACCCCAAGGTGCGCCTGCTGTTCGACGCCCTGACCTACTGCGCGATCATCGTCCCGGGCATCGTCATCGGCATCTCGACGCTGATTGCCTTCATCAGCCTGTTCGACCTGATCAACCCGTTGCTGGCCAGCTGGATCCCGGCTATGCCACGCCTGAACATGGGCTTCTTCACGGTAATCGCCGCGCACTCGCTGTTCACCATGGCGCTGGTGATGGTGATCGTGCGCAGCCGCGTCGATTCGCTGGACAAGGCCCTGCTCGAAGCCTCGGCCGACCTCTATGCGCCGCCGATGCACACGTTCTGGCGGGTGACGCTGCCGCAGATCAGCCCGGCGATCATGGCCGGGTTCCTGCTGGCGTTCACCTTCAGCTTCGACGATTTCATCATCGCCTTCTTCGTCGCCGGCTCGGAGACGACGTTGCCGATCTACATCTTTTCTTCGATCCGGCGCGGCGTGACGCCGGAAATCAATGCGGTTTCCACGGTCATCATCTGCGCGTCGCTGGCGCTGTTGTTCACTTCCCGTCACCTGCAAAACCGCCGTTCCGGCGTCCAGGAGTCTCACCATGCATGA
- a CDS encoding ABC transporter permease, whose product MNAAAHPQTVQPALSAPVRQRRSLGRRITMLMLLPSTLWFLLLLLMPLVIILVFSFGERSAVGGYAGGFTLANYLNLGSRGAAFSNTLMLAPLGTLVCLLAAYPLAYFLAVKVTRNRSLLLTLVIVPFWTSFLIRTYAWIFILSGKGIPALLASLGLEDVRLINTPWAVLIGIVYGYLPLMVFPIYVSLEKLDKRLLEASADLGASAFESFRRITLPLSAPGIITGVMLVFILLMGEFLIPAILGGGKVFFVGNALVDLFLQSRNWPFGSALAMTLVAMMLLIIGVYLKLVARYGGRPADGGM is encoded by the coding sequence ATGAACGCTGCCGCCCACCCGCAAACGGTGCAGCCGGCCCTGTCAGCCCCGGTGCGCCAGCGGCGCAGCCTGGGCCGACGGATCACCATGCTGATGCTGTTGCCCTCGACCCTGTGGTTCCTGCTGCTGTTGCTGATGCCGCTGGTGATCATCCTGGTCTTCAGTTTCGGCGAGCGCAGTGCTGTGGGCGGTTATGCCGGTGGCTTCACCCTGGCCAACTACCTCAACCTCGGTTCCCGTGGCGCCGCCTTCAGCAACACGCTGATGCTGGCGCCACTGGGCACCCTGGTGTGCCTACTGGCGGCCTACCCGCTGGCGTACTTCCTGGCGGTCAAGGTCACCCGCAACCGTTCGCTGTTGCTGACGCTGGTAATCGTGCCGTTCTGGACCAGTTTCCTGATCCGCACCTACGCGTGGATCTTCATCCTCAGTGGCAAGGGCATCCCGGCGCTGCTGGCAAGCCTTGGCCTTGAAGACGTGCGCTTGATCAACACGCCCTGGGCGGTGCTGATCGGCATCGTCTACGGCTACCTGCCGCTGATGGTCTTCCCGATCTACGTCAGCCTGGAAAAACTCGACAAGCGCCTGCTGGAAGCGTCCGCCGACCTGGGCGCCAGCGCCTTCGAAAGCTTCCGGCGCATCACCTTGCCGCTTTCCGCGCCGGGGATCATCACCGGGGTGATGCTGGTGTTCATCCTGTTGATGGGCGAGTTTTTGATCCCGGCGATTCTCGGCGGCGGCAAGGTGTTCTTCGTCGGCAACGCGCTGGTCGATCTGTTCCTGCAATCGCGCAACTGGCCATTCGGTAGCGCGCTGGCGATGACGCTGGTGGCGATGATGCTGCTGATCATCGGTGTCTACCTGAAACTGGTGGCGCGCTACGGCGGCCGCCCTGCCGATGGAGGCATGTGA
- a CDS encoding PotD/PotF family extracellular solute-binding protein, with the protein MDQKTFIKTLRSWQNGSISRREFLGRTGLGIAAAVVATNMPGLLTSTAHAAEQAKLGDRLSLATWPNYHSQDNLDTFGKTTGARVSMSVFGSNEEMLAKLQAGGSGWDVLVPTNYTISTYVGLGLIEPLDLSRIPNFDASAFQQKFMAQGTVDGKVYAVPKNWGTTGMLYDTGKLKNGPTSWKEFWAAAQGPASGRTMVHDYQLTAIGNALKSFGYSFNSLDPKELADAEKLLIEVKPHLFAINSDIQPSMRSGDAWLAMSWTGDASQLHRDNEQMHFTLGKEGGELWSDFFAIPKSSEHKDAAYAFINYLLDPQHNKLEVLSHGYPSGDKRVDALLPTAMLDDPIMYPAAEALSPLEFGAAATLTSPARAELMARFKSA; encoded by the coding sequence ATGGACCAGAAGACGTTTATCAAAACCCTGCGCAGCTGGCAGAACGGCTCGATCAGCCGCCGCGAATTCCTCGGGCGCACGGGCCTGGGGATTGCCGCCGCAGTCGTCGCCACCAACATGCCCGGCCTGCTGACATCCACCGCGCACGCGGCCGAGCAGGCCAAGCTGGGTGATCGCCTGTCGCTGGCGACCTGGCCGAATTACCACAGCCAGGACAACCTCGATACGTTCGGCAAGACCACCGGCGCGCGGGTGTCGATGAGCGTGTTCGGCTCCAACGAAGAAATGCTCGCCAAGTTGCAGGCCGGCGGCAGTGGCTGGGACGTGCTGGTGCCGACCAACTACACCATCAGCACCTACGTCGGCCTGGGCCTGATCGAACCGCTGGACCTGTCGCGTATTCCCAATTTCGACGCTTCGGCGTTCCAGCAGAAGTTCATGGCCCAGGGCACAGTGGACGGCAAGGTCTACGCGGTACCGAAAAACTGGGGCACCACCGGCATGCTCTACGACACCGGCAAACTGAAGAACGGCCCCACCAGCTGGAAAGAATTCTGGGCCGCCGCGCAAGGTCCAGCCAGTGGTCGCACGATGGTCCACGACTACCAGTTGACCGCCATCGGCAACGCCCTGAAAAGCTTCGGCTACAGCTTCAACTCCCTGGACCCGAAAGAACTGGCCGACGCGGAAAAACTGCTGATCGAGGTCAAGCCGCACCTGTTCGCGATCAACTCCGACATCCAGCCGTCGATGCGCAGCGGCGATGCCTGGCTGGCGATGTCCTGGACCGGCGACGCCTCGCAACTGCACCGCGACAACGAGCAGATGCACTTCACCCTGGGCAAGGAAGGTGGCGAGCTGTGGAGCGATTTCTTCGCCATCCCCAAGAGCTCGGAGCACAAGGACGCTGCCTATGCGTTCATCAACTACCTGCTCGATCCGCAGCACAACAAGCTGGAAGTGCTGAGCCACGGCTACCCGAGCGGCGACAAGCGCGTCGATGCGCTGCTGCCCACCGCCATGCTCGACGACCCGATCATGTACCCGGCCGCAGAAGCCTTGAGCCCGCTGGAGTTCGGTGCAGCGGCCACGCTCACCAGTCCCGCGCGCGCTGAACTGATGGCGCGCTTCAAGTCCGCCTGA
- a CDS encoding ABC transporter ATP-binding protein, producing MNDNSPSDIEFCNVVKRYGDVTAVSGLNFAVRRGAFHSFLGGSGCGKTTTLRMIAGFEQPSSGEVRLAGQCVAGVPAYERPVNMVFQHYALFPHLTVAQNIAYGLRYRTPRPDRKTQLRMADEALEMVRLSGFGQRKPSELSGGQQQRVALARALVNKPTVLLLDEPLAALDRKLRKEMQSELLRLQREVGITFVLVTHDQEEALSMSDSISVMHAGSIIQTATPEQLYEAPASRYVADFIGESNLFNGTVRHLHGNSVVLRTEQGLELTSPLTPTGKPLSADTAGCIAVRPELISIAGNPGDLAREVKLQGCVEDRIYLGNSTEYRVRTQAFGVVCVRVPRHQDAHAFEHGAAVSVGWDNANGLAMAM from the coding sequence GTGAACGACAATTCGCCAAGTGATATCGAATTCTGCAATGTGGTCAAACGCTATGGCGACGTGACCGCCGTCAGTGGCCTGAACTTCGCCGTGCGCCGTGGCGCCTTCCACTCCTTCCTCGGCGGTTCGGGCTGCGGCAAGACCACCACCCTGCGCATGATCGCCGGCTTCGAACAACCCTCCAGCGGCGAAGTGCGCCTGGCCGGCCAGTGCGTCGCCGGTGTGCCGGCCTACGAGCGGCCGGTGAACATGGTGTTTCAGCATTACGCGCTGTTCCCGCACCTGACGGTGGCACAAAACATCGCCTACGGCCTGCGCTATCGCACCCCGCGCCCGGACCGCAAAACCCAGCTGCGCATGGCCGATGAAGCGCTGGAAATGGTGCGCCTGAGTGGCTTCGGCCAGCGCAAGCCGAGCGAACTGTCGGGTGGTCAGCAACAACGTGTCGCCCTGGCCCGAGCCCTGGTGAACAAACCCACCGTGCTGTTGCTCGATGAACCGCTGGCGGCGCTCGACCGCAAGCTGCGCAAGGAGATGCAGTCGGAACTGCTGCGCCTGCAACGGGAAGTCGGCATCACCTTCGTGCTGGTCACCCATGATCAGGAAGAAGCCTTGTCGATGAGCGACAGCATCAGCGTCATGCACGCAGGCTCGATCATCCAGACCGCCACCCCGGAACAACTCTACGAAGCGCCGGCCAGTCGCTACGTGGCCGACTTCATCGGCGAATCCAATCTGTTCAACGGCACCGTGCGCCACCTGCACGGCAACTCGGTGGTCCTGCGCACCGAGCAGGGCCTGGAATTGACCAGCCCGCTGACGCCCACCGGCAAGCCCCTGAGTGCCGACACCGCCGGGTGCATCGCGGTGCGCCCGGAGCTGATCAGCATCGCCGGCAACCCTGGCGACCTGGCTCGCGAAGTGAAGCTGCAAGGCTGCGTGGAAGACCGCATCTACCTGGGCAACTCCACCGAATACCGCGTGCGCACCCAGGCCTTCGGCGTGGTCTGCGTGCGGGTTCCGCGCCATCAGGACGCCCATGCATTCGAACACGGCGCGGCAGTGAGCGTCGGCTGGGATAACGCCAACGGCCTGGCCATGGCGATGTAA
- a CDS encoding response regulator transcription factor, translating into MRPKELKLWTTGVAHLLDLQAGHARLAGLSHWLRQVCPVDHFVLFVYEGNHRPLALFDTFAADKRAVYVDDYQCGPYLLDPFYLACTRGQAPGLWRLRQFAPDHFYLGEYYLTYYQQTGLAEEVAFFVELGGGAMAVLSLMRSSASCAFSRDEMQLIECAQGVVEQVINEAWRLHRVQQPRPAQDLDFKIREAFDQFGAHILTGREQEIVQLLLRGHSSASVAEQLNISPGTVKIHRKNIYAKLGIGSQSELLGLFIRDLTGQELVVDA; encoded by the coding sequence ATGCGCCCCAAGGAACTCAAACTCTGGACCACCGGTGTCGCCCACTTGCTCGACCTGCAAGCGGGGCATGCGCGACTGGCCGGGTTGAGCCACTGGTTGCGCCAGGTATGCCCGGTCGATCATTTCGTCCTGTTCGTCTACGAAGGCAACCACCGGCCACTGGCGCTGTTCGATACCTTCGCCGCCGACAAGCGTGCGGTGTATGTCGATGACTATCAGTGCGGGCCCTACCTGCTCGATCCGTTCTACCTGGCCTGCACCCGCGGGCAGGCGCCGGGGCTGTGGCGCCTGCGCCAGTTCGCACCCGACCACTTCTACCTCGGCGAGTATTACCTGACCTATTACCAGCAAACGGGCCTGGCCGAGGAAGTGGCGTTTTTCGTCGAACTGGGCGGCGGCGCCATGGCGGTGTTGTCGCTGATGCGCTCTTCGGCCAGTTGTGCGTTCAGTCGTGACGAGATGCAGTTGATCGAGTGCGCGCAAGGCGTGGTCGAGCAGGTCATCAATGAAGCCTGGCGCCTGCATCGGGTCCAGCAACCACGGCCCGCGCAGGATCTGGACTTCAAGATCCGCGAAGCCTTCGATCAGTTCGGCGCGCACATCCTCACCGGCCGCGAACAGGAAATCGTCCAGCTGCTGTTGCGCGGTCACTCCAGCGCCTCGGTGGCCGAGCAACTGAACATCAGTCCCGGCACGGTGAAGATCCATCGCAAGAACATCTACGCCAAGCTCGGCATCGGCAGCCAGTCCGAACTGCTCGGGCTGTTCATTCGCGATCTCACCGGCCAGGAACTGGTCGTCGACGCCTGA
- a CDS encoding VOC family protein, translating into MKINPYLIFNGDCKAAFTFYAQALGGQIEAMMDFASSPMRDEVPADLHNLILHTCLAVGDQKIMGSDTTPDRPTDDMAGCSISLNVDSIKEAERVFNALAEDGKIEMPLQATFWAARFGMLRDRFGVAWMVNCEKDQ; encoded by the coding sequence ATGAAAATCAATCCCTACCTCATCTTCAACGGCGACTGCAAAGCCGCGTTCACCTTCTATGCCCAGGCCCTGGGTGGCCAGATCGAAGCAATGATGGACTTCGCTTCAAGCCCGATGCGCGACGAGGTCCCGGCCGACCTGCACAACCTGATCCTGCACACCTGCCTGGCGGTGGGCGACCAGAAGATCATGGGCTCGGACACCACCCCCGACCGCCCCACCGATGACATGGCCGGGTGTTCGATCTCGCTGAATGTCGACAGCATCAAGGAGGCAGAGCGGGTGTTCAATGCGCTGGCCGAAGACGGCAAAATCGAGATGCCGCTGCAAGCGACCTTCTGGGCGGCGCGCTTCGGCATGCTGAGGGACCGGTTCGGCGTGGCTTGGATGGTTAATTGTGAGAAGGATCAGTAG
- a CDS encoding TetR/AcrR family transcriptional regulator has translation MPMPERCSRFAEYRDKVLELFASKGFGQVGMRELATCLGLSPGSLYHHYPSKQHLLLDLIEEFYEELLAALARIDHKAGVKRDKLHNLIRAHLNLHQEMPWHFRLVERDSGCLNDEQQARVRQLREQYEGTLLRMLGSRLRLSEPARLATGHAIANLLNSAPCWLAQHALDEPARDELLESLIGGAIERLLRPSLPRAVA, from the coding sequence ATGCCTATGCCTGAGCGCTGCTCGCGGTTCGCCGAGTACCGGGACAAGGTGCTGGAGTTGTTCGCCAGCAAGGGTTTCGGTCAGGTCGGCATGCGCGAGCTGGCGACGTGCCTGGGGCTGTCCCCGGGCTCGTTGTATCACCATTACCCGAGCAAACAGCATTTGCTGCTCGACCTGATCGAAGAGTTCTACGAAGAGCTGCTGGCGGCGCTGGCACGCATCGACCACAAGGCCGGGGTCAAGCGCGACAAACTGCATAACCTGATCCGCGCGCACTTGAACCTGCACCAGGAAATGCCCTGGCATTTTCGCCTGGTGGAGCGCGACAGCGGCTGCCTCAACGATGAGCAGCAGGCGCGGGTCCGGCAGTTGCGCGAACAGTACGAAGGCACCCTGTTGCGGATGCTCGGCAGTCGCCTGCGCCTGAGCGAACCGGCGCGCCTGGCCACCGGGCACGCCATCGCCAACCTGCTCAACAGCGCGCCGTGCTGGCTGGCGCAGCATGCACTGGATGAGCCGGCGCGCGATGAGCTGCTGGAAAGTCTCATCGGTGGCGCCATCGAGCGGCTGCTGCGGCCTTCGCTGCCCAGGGCCGTTGCCTGA
- a CDS encoding 3-hydroxybutyryl-CoA dehydrogenase, with amino-acid sequence MNLQNIGVIGAGTMGNGIAQVCAQAGFKVTLIDIADSALQKALATIDKNLERQVTKDTLTPAQKLATLDNIRTSTDYSSLQQVQLVIEAATENLELKLRVLQQIAAQVSADCVIASNTSSLSITQLAASVSEPARFIGLHFFNPVPVMGLIEVIRGLQTSDATHALALEMATTLGKTAITAGNRPGFVVNRILVPMINEAILVFQEGLASAEDIDAGMRLGCNQPIGPLALADLIGLDTVLAILEAFYEGFNDSKYRPAPLLKEMVAAGYLGRKSGRGFHAYA; translated from the coding sequence ATGAATCTGCAAAACATTGGCGTGATCGGCGCCGGCACCATGGGCAACGGCATCGCGCAGGTCTGCGCCCAGGCCGGTTTCAAGGTGACCCTGATCGACATCGCCGACAGCGCCCTGCAAAAGGCCCTGGCGACCATCGACAAGAACCTCGAGCGCCAGGTGACCAAGGACACCCTGACACCCGCGCAGAAACTCGCCACCCTCGACAACATCCGCACCAGCACTGATTACAGCAGCCTGCAACAGGTGCAACTGGTGATCGAAGCCGCCACGGAAAACCTCGAGCTGAAGCTGCGCGTGCTGCAACAGATCGCCGCGCAGGTCAGCGCCGACTGCGTGATCGCCTCCAACACCTCGTCGCTGTCCATTACCCAACTGGCGGCCAGCGTCAGCGAACCCGCGCGGTTCATCGGCCTGCACTTCTTCAACCCGGTGCCGGTGATGGGCCTGATCGAAGTGATCCGTGGCCTGCAAACCAGCGACGCCACCCACGCCCTGGCGCTGGAGATGGCCACCACCCTGGGCAAGACCGCGATCACCGCCGGCAACCGTCCGGGGTTCGTGGTCAACCGGATCCTGGTGCCGATGATCAACGAAGCGATCCTGGTGTTCCAGGAAGGCCTGGCCAGCGCCGAGGACATCGACGCCGGCATGCGCCTGGGCTGCAACCAGCCGATCGGCCCGCTGGCGCTGGCGGACCTGATCGGCCTGGACACCGTGCTGGCGATCCTCGAAGCCTTCTACGAAGGGTTCAACGACAGCAAGTACCGCCCCGCGCCACTGCTCAAGGAAATGGTGGCTGCCGGGTATCTGGGGCGCAAGTCGGGGCGTGGCTTCCATGCCTATGCCTGA
- a CDS encoding AraC family transcriptional regulator gives MREKDSVAAYFVQAMIHGLGDDPQRLERALAQAGIDPALLEQPSARVPASAFAALWLIQIRDMHDEFFRLDSHGMPPGSFALICRALIQEPDLHKAMRQCLSNFSLFLSDYRGTLTVRGKRAFISLETRAPNADVARFGEETFLVLMISLMCWLGGRRIPIDRADFRHQRLSLSDDRLLWGPNLTFGAERTEIEFASHYLRLPVAQDLASLKVFLRTAPQWLVIRFRNQHGLASQVHQRLRNSHYSQWPTLQAFAQEQHLSPSTFRRKLEREGCSYQEIKDEVRRAVAFEQLRESRASIGDIAEQLGFQEPSAFHRAFKKWTGESPGKYRAKFQP, from the coding sequence ATGCGGGAAAAGGACTCGGTGGCCGCCTACTTTGTGCAGGCGATGATCCATGGGCTGGGCGACGATCCGCAGCGTCTGGAGCGGGCGCTGGCGCAGGCCGGCATCGACCCGGCGCTGCTCGAACAACCTTCGGCACGGGTGCCGGCCAGCGCGTTTGCGGCGTTGTGGCTGATCCAGATCCGCGACATGCACGACGAGTTCTTCCGTCTCGATTCCCACGGCATGCCGCCGGGCAGCTTCGCCCTGATCTGCCGCGCGTTGATCCAGGAACCTGATCTGCACAAGGCGATGCGCCAGTGTCTGAGCAATTTTTCGCTGTTCCTGAGCGACTATCGCGGCACCCTGACGGTGCGGGGCAAGCGTGCGTTCATCAGCCTGGAGACCCGCGCGCCGAACGCCGATGTCGCGCGGTTTGGCGAAGAGACATTCCTGGTGCTGATGATCAGCCTGATGTGCTGGCTGGGCGGGCGGCGCATTCCCATCGACCGCGCGGACTTCCGCCATCAGCGCCTGTCCCTGAGCGACGACCGTCTGCTCTGGGGGCCCAACCTGACGTTCGGCGCCGAACGCACCGAAATCGAATTCGCCAGCCATTACCTGCGCCTGCCGGTGGCGCAGGACCTGGCCTCGCTGAAAGTCTTCCTGCGCACCGCCCCGCAGTGGCTGGTCATTCGCTTCCGCAACCAGCACGGCCTGGCCTCGCAAGTGCACCAGCGCCTGCGCAACAGCCACTACAGCCAATGGCCGACCTTGCAGGCCTTCGCCCAGGAACAACACCTGAGCCCCAGCACCTTCCGCCGCAAGCTCGAACGCGAAGGCTGTTCCTACCAGGAAATCAAGGACGAAGTACGCCGCGCCGTGGCCTTCGAGCAACTGCGCGAAAGCCGGGCGAGCATCGGCGACATTGCCGAGCAACTGGGCTTCCAGGAACCCAGCGCGTTTCACCGGGCGTTCAAGAAGTGGACGGGGGAAAGTCCGGGGAAATATCGGGCGAAGTTTCAGCCTTAA